GGATCGTTTTCGGCACCGTGACCATCATGTATGACCACCACATCAAAGACGCCACGGGGTCCCTCACTTCCCTGCAGCATGATTTCGGCGAGGCGATCATCTGCACTACCCACGTCCACGTGGATCATAACAACTGTATGGAATGCATCGTCCTGAAGGGAGACGCAAGAACCATCAAAAATTTCGAGGATGCCTTGTCTTCCGTCAGGGGAATCAAAACCATCGACATTTCCATTTCCGCCGTATTGTAAAAAGGGCAGCCGCCGGCTGCCCTTCTTCATCCTCCTCAGGTCGAGCAGGAACCGCCCGAGCAACCTCCGCACTTTTTCCTTGACAGCCTTTCGCCCTCAAGAAGCACCAGCACTTTGCTTCCACAGGAAGGGCATCGGAGAGTACGCTCCCCCTC
Above is a window of Aminivibrio sp. DNA encoding:
- the nikR gene encoding nickel-responsive transcriptional regulator NikR is translated as MDSLVRFGVAVPASLLSEFDLYIKSKGLQNRSEALRQLIRERLSREMWSRGDGIVFGTVTIMYDHHIKDATGSLTSLQHDFGEAIICTTHVHVDHNNCMECIVLKGDARTIKNFEDALSSVRGIKTIDISISAVL